The genomic stretch ATTCCCCGGCGAACAGTGTCACGCCGGGGGAGTGTCCGCATTAGAGGTCGCGGGCCTGGGCAGTCTTGCGATCGTTCTCGTCGGCCCGTCGCGCAGCGTCGTCGAGCAGGTTCGAGACCTCGTCATCGAGCGCGCCGTAGAAGTCCGACGAGACGTTCTGGTCTGCGAGTTGCTCCTTTACGGCGGCTTTGACGATGGTGTTCGCCATGCCACTTCTCCCGGTGGTCGGCACTTATAGTCTGTCGAAGCACACCAAAAGTGGAACGTGAAGCTCTGTGAAAACCCTCAGAAATTGATGAGAATGGCGTGCGAGATGGAGAGAATGAGTCCAGCAATGGTCAGCGATCACATCCGATCCACATCTTCTGAAACGCTCGGTGCTACCGAGTGGGAAGCTTGAGGGTGGCGACAGGAGAAGGAGACTCATGAGTGTGACCGTCCACGAGATGCGGAACGCGATTCGAGCGGCGACGGGTCGCTTCGAACGGGAGTTCGAGGCGTCGTTCACGAAGGAGGAACTACAGGCGATCTGTGATACACTCGAGGTCGACGTCGACGAGTCGGGGCAACCGTCAACGACGCGGATGCGCCGACTCATCCGGGCGCAGGTCGGCGTCGCGGAGTCGCTGGAGGCGGCAGACGACTCCACGTTCAGAAAGGCCGACCTCCAGACGATCTCTGACGCGGTCGGGGTGTCCTCCGAGTCGTAGCCGGGAGTCACCGGATCGGTTTACCTGTCGTGGTTCCTGAACCGACGTATTGAGTGAGAGCGATTGGAGAGATAGAAAGAACTCCGGCTACTCTTCAAATTCATCGGCCAGCAGGCTCCAAAGTGTGATGTCCTTATACTCGCCTTGCTTGTAGTAGGCATCGCGTTTCGTTCCTTCTTGCTGAAATCCGAGCTTTTCGAGGACACGCTTGCTCGCTGGATTGTCCGCCTGAACGCTCGCTTCGACGCGGTGCGCATTGAGCTCATCAAAAGCATAGGCAACAAGCAGTTGTGCCGCCTCGCTTGCGTAGCCGTTGCCCCAGTAATCAGGCAGGACGTAGTATCCAACGTAGGCGGCGTGAGCACGCACGTCATGAAGGTTCGTCACGGCCCAGCCAACAACCATCTCCTCGGCACGGATCGCACAGAGCGCGCTCGGGTTCTCGGTGCTGTGTCCCTCGTTGATCCTTTCGCGTGTCTGTGACCGTGTATCGCATTCACCGTACGCGCCAGTTGCACGCATCTCAGGCTCGTTTCGTGATTGACGGTAGACTTCAACGTGGGTCTCGTCGTCGGGGTCGAGCGGAACCAGTTCGATGAGATCGGTGGCGAGGAATGCCATGTCCTTACAGTTGAGCGAGACAACATATTTCTCCCGACTGTGCAGATCTATCTGCCTTGGCCTTGGCGTTGGCGAGATAAGCAAGAGCGTGAAGCTCGTAAAAACATCTCTCGCGCGGCTGGACGAGGTCTGCGCGTCGAAAAAAGCACCATCCTGGTTTCGCACATTAGATCTCGCCATTGAGTGCGGGCAATGTGCAAGATACGCGCTCTCTATTCAGCAGCGTTTAGATGAACTGCCGAGTTTCTGGCAGGAGCGGCCTGCTGGATAGGGAGCGTGTATTCAGTATGGATAGCAAGCGCGTCACCGTACCATCGGTGGAATTTTTATTGATGAGACAACTGGACTCTTATGCCCGACTGTGTATTTTGCTCGATAGCCGCCGATAGTTCGCCTGCTTATCGCCTCTATGAAGATGAAAACACGCTCGCCTTTCTTGATATTAAACCAGCGATTCGCGGTCATACACTGGTTATCCCGAAGACACACCACGTAACGCTAACCGACATGCCGGAAGACCTTGTCGCAGACGTGTTCCGAACTGTTCAACGAGTCGCTGCTGCTCTTGAATCCACCCACGAACTAGATGGTTTC from Halococcus agarilyticus encodes the following:
- a CDS encoding GNAT family N-acetyltransferase gives rise to the protein MAFLATDLIELVPLDPDDETHVEVYRQSRNEPEMRATGAYGECDTRSQTRERINEGHSTENPSALCAIRAEEMVVGWAVTNLHDVRAHAAYVGYYVLPDYWGNGYASEAAQLLVAYAFDELNAHRVEASVQADNPASKRVLEKLGFQQEGTKRDAYYKQGEYKDITLWSLLADEFEE
- a CDS encoding HIT family protein, with protein sequence MPDCVFCSIAADSSPAYRLYEDENTLAFLDIKPAIRGHTLVIPKTHHVTLTDMPEDLVADVFRTVQRVAAALESTHELDGFNTAQSNGKTRQEVFHAHVHIIPRYEDDNVALGWSPEDIDELTQQEIAASLRGELDSPS